The Bacteroidota bacterium genomic interval GAGAAGCTCCTTTAGTATATGGTACTGATGACGGCAGCTGAACTTGTCCTTGCACATATACAACACCCGGATCGCGCGGGATAATAATTTCGTCATTCTCTTCCAAAATGAGGTCTGCCAGACATCCAGGATTTTTTAATACATCCCCAATATCAATCGGAACATCTTCCTGTGCCAGCCGCATTGCTGTAGTTTGGGATTTTCCGAGTGTATCAAACATCGGTGATATTGTTTGGGATATATTTTTTAAATCAACACTTCCAATATCCGTTGACCTGAAGAACCGGATTCCTTCTTTGTAGGCAGTTTCTTTAAATCCGCCAATGCGTTTGACTAAATTAGATAACCTTTCACCCTCATATTGAATTGCATAAACGCCGGGATATTTTGCTTCGCCTTTAACTGTGACTGTTTTTGTTTTTTTAAATTCCGGTTTCATCCTTATGGATACGATATCAAAATCCACCAATTCAATGTCTTTTGAACGTTCGCTTGTCCAGTAATCCTCCGGTAAGGATGTATGGATGACTTTTGATATCTTTTTTTCTTCGGTTGTATCGAGTCGGGCAACATCAATTCGTGAAAGGTCAGCACCTATCTGAGTTCCACCGGCTGTAATAATTAAATCGGCAACTGTCATTCCTTCTGCTCTTTCGTATCTGCCTGGGTTACGCACAGCTCCATTAATAATCACATACTGAGGTGGTTTAAAAAAATCTTTATTGTAAATTGTTACCATATCCAATCGCTGCAATTTTGGGTTGTTATTTTCATCCCCTCTTAAAGCAAGCTCCAAATTAAACGAAAGAACCTCCTTCTTCTTATCATCCAGACGGGTTCTGACAATAGTAGCACGTTCCATGAATGCATTTTCTTTCAAGCTGTCGGCTTTCAATATTAAATCTTTAACGGTCATATTGTTGGTAATCGCATATCTTCCCTGTTTCCATACATTTCCGTGAATAGTAACAAGATTTTCTCTTTCTCGGTTAATTGACAATACTGAAACTACATCACCATCTTCCAAAATAAATTTATTTTCCATCAATTCATCTTTAGTATTAAAATCCAGATCGATATCGAGAACATCCTTACCATAATCAGTTCTTTGATCAAATGGTATTATGCGTTCAATATGTATTCGCTTTAAGTAGGCATCAAAGCTTAAACCTCCTGCCATCATAATCAGGTTAGCAAGATTATCGTTTTGATTTAATTCGTATATAGCATTTCTAAAAACACTTCCTTCGATAGCAACTCGTTTACCGGCAGGAGGAAGAAATAAAACATCGCCATCTTGCAACCTTACATCGCCTGTTTTTCTACCATATAATGCAAACTCATAAAAGTCGGCTTCGCCAATTGTTTTACTGTCCCTGATGATTTGTAATTTACGAAGCGAACCATTCACATTAGGACCTCCCGCATAGTATAATGCAGTAAAAGCTGTTGAAAACCCACTCAATAAATAACCCCCCGGCTG includes:
- a CDS encoding SLBB domain-containing protein, producing MKYRIIVLSILLLTIKQINFSQVVELLSKEKLIELAKSGQLSTLSPSQLRSKIAQLGISELEVIQYAREKNIDLEQYFKQETAAKATIEPPKVTELERQILQTQVAPRSKIVSVPAFRNRPPADSLPPYGFDIFRLAPSTFEPLVNVPTPASYQIGASDEIIVNVWGQTQLTYQLTVTRDGFIIIPNVGIIQIAGLTVKQAQQKLLTQMSQVYEGLRGGGSDANTFLDVSLGRLKTIQVFVMGEVQQPGGYLLSGFSTAFTALYYAGGPNVNGSLRKLQIIRDSKTIGEADFYEFALYGRKTGDVRLQDGDVLFLPPAGKRVAIEGSVFRNAIYELNQNDNLANLIMMAGGLSFDAYLKRIHIERIIPFDQRTDYGKDVLDIDLDFNTKDELMENKFILEDGDVVSVLSINRERENLVTIHGNVWKQGRYAITNNMTVKDLILKADSLKENAFMERATIVRTRLDDKKKEVLSFNLELALRGDENNNPKLQRLDMVTIYNKDFFKPPQYVIINGAVRNPGRYERAEGMTVADLIITAGGTQIGADLSRIDVARLDTTEEKKISKVIHTSLPEDYWTSERSKDIELVDFDIVSIRMKPEFKKTKTVTVKGEAKYPGVYAIQYEGERLSNLVKRIGGFKETAYKEGIRFFRSTDIGSVDLKNISQTISPMFDTLGKSQTTAMRLAQEDVPIDIGDVLKNPGCLADLILEENDEIIIPRDPGVVYVQGQVQLPSSVPYTKGASLSYYLKQAGGVTENGEKSNTVVVLPNRQKWESSGFFLIPDSEILSGSTIMVPMKMKETANTLQILREWASISLSTATVGVLIWQVLKK